In one Amaranthus tricolor cultivar Red isolate AtriRed21 chromosome 8, ASM2621246v1, whole genome shotgun sequence genomic region, the following are encoded:
- the LOC130820143 gene encoding uncharacterized protein LOC130820143 encodes MSVSLEALAMAGEDYGDFGINMVEWERAHLEDVPAHLLADEDHDHQYHDQQRLCSDYVDNHVINIGNHAYFEAYQDQDDHDCEASTAHGHISLRGLVMIITAIIRLTMLMK; translated from the coding sequence atgtcTGTTTCTTTAGAAGCGTTGGCCATGGCAGGAGAAGATTATGGAGATTTTGGCATAAATATGGTGGAATGGGAACGGGCCCACTTGGAGGATGTTCCTGCCCATCTGCTTGCTGATGAAGATCATGATCATCAATATCACGATCAGCAAAGATTATGTAGTGATTATGTTGATAATCATGTAATTAATATTGGTAATCATGCTTATTTTGAAGCATATCAGGATCAAGATGATCATGATTGTGAAGCATCAACTGCCCATGGCCACATAAGTTTAAGAGGGTTGGTTATGATTATTACTGCTATAATTAGGCTAACAATGCTCATGAAGTGa
- the LOC130820144 gene encoding probable LRR receptor-like serine/threonine-protein kinase At5g10290 codes for MELVFSLLAFSCLLLGCMADFQGEALFALKQSLQASPKQLLDWNPNMVNPCTWSNVMCDISNNVVSLALPSMGFTGSLSPKIGTLKTLTTLSLQGNGITGKIPEEFGNLSSLTSLDLENNHLIDEIPSSLGNLKNLKYLILNHNNLSGNIPDSLASLDNLISLQLSSNQLSGRIPSQLFSIPQYNFSGNKLTCGGDIHHLCASDGNGTGSSNKTKIQVIIGVVGGFFGMLFLGILLYCLCKSRLKGYKREVFVDVAGEVDRTIAFGQLKRFSYRELQIATDNFNEKNVLGQGGFGKVYKGLLGDNTKVAVKRLTDYESPGGDAAFQREVEMISVAVHRNLLRLIGFCTTPTERLLVYPYMQNLSVAYRLREIKPGEPVLDWPNRKRIALGTARGLEYLHEHCNPKIIHRDVKAANVLLDEDFEAVVGDFGLAKLVDVRKTNVTTQVRGTMGHIAPEYLSTGKSSERTDVFGYGIMLLELVTGQRAIDFSRLEEEDEVLLLDHVKKLERERKLDAIVDKNLNNEFDIQDVQMMIQVALLCTQSTPEERPAMSDVVRMLEGEGLAERWEEWQSVEVTRRQEYERLHSRFGWGDDSIHNQDAIELSGGR; via the exons ATGGAGCTCGTTTTTTCTCTTCTAGCTTTTTCTTGTTTGCTCCTGGGTTGTATGGCTGATTTTCAAG GGGAGGCCCTCTTTGCTCTGAAACAATCACTACAAGCTTCACCTAAACAGCTGCTGGATTGGAATCCCAATATGGTTAATCCGTGTACTTGGTCGAATGTTATGTGTGATATTAGTAACAATGTTGTTTCTTT GGCACTGCCTTCCATGGGGTTTACTGGATCGTTGTCACCTAAAATCGGCACTTTAAAGACTCTTACAACACT GTCCTTGCAAGGAAACGGTATCACAGGAAAGATTCCGGAAGAGTTTGGAAATTTGTCTAGTCTAACGAGCTTGGATTTAGAGAATAATCATTTGATTGATGAAATACCATCCTCCCTCGGTAATCTgaaaaatcttaaatattt GATTTTGAACCATAACAACCTCTCTGGGAATATTCCTGATTCACTGGCTTCCCTTGATAACTTAATTAGCCT CCAACTTTCTTCAAATCAACTGAGCGGTCGAATACCTTCTCAGCTCTTTTCAATTCCGCAATACAA TTTTTCAGGAAATAAATTGACATGTGGTGGGGATATCCATCATCTTTGTGCATCTGATGGTAATGGCACAG GATcttcaaataaaacaaaaattcaagTTATCATTGGAGTGGTTGGAGGCTTCTTTGGTATGCTATTCCTTGGAATCCTGTTGTATTGCTTGTGCAAGAGTAGACTCAAAGGCTACAAGCGTGAAGTTTTTGTTGATGTCGCAG GTGAAGTTGATCGCACAATTGCATTTGGTCAGCTTAAACGATTTTCCTACAGGGAGTTGCAGATAGCAACTGACAATTTTAATGAGAAAAATGTTCTTGGTCAAGGTGGGTTTGGCAAGGTTTACAAAGGCTTGCTAGGAGACAATACAAAGGTTGCAGTGAAACGATTGACTGATTATGAGAGTCCAGGAGGAGATGCAGCTTTTCAGCGTGAGGTTGAGATGATAAGTGTTGCTGTACACAGAAATTTATTACGCTTGATAGGATTCTGTACTACGCCAACAGAAAGACTTTTGGTGTATCCATACATGCAAAACCTGAGCGTCGCTTATCGTTTGCGAG AGATAAAACCTGGAGAACCTGTTTTAGATTGGCCTAACAGAAAGCGAATAGCTTTGGGCACTGCTCGTGGACTAGAGTATCTTCATGAACATTGCAACCCTAAGATCATCCATCGTGATGTTAAGGCTGCTAATGTGTTGTTAGATGAAGACTTTGAAGCGGTAGTGGGTGATTTCGGATTAGCAAAATTGGTAGACGTGAGGAAAACTAACGTGACCACACAGGTGCGTGGGACAATGGGGCACATAGCACCTGAGTACTTATCCACCGGGAAGTCATCTGAAAGGACTGATGTTTTTGGTTACGGAATTATGCTGCTAGAGCTTGTGACAGGCCAACGGGCCATTGACTTTTCACGcttggaagaagaagatgaagtctTGTTGCTTGATCAT GTGAAGAAGCTGGAAAGAGAAAGAAAGCTGGATGCTATTGTTGATAAGAACTTGAATAACGAATTCGATATTCAGGACGTGCAGATGATGATCCAAGTTGCACTTTTATGTACTCAATCTACACCGGAAGAGCGCCCAGCAATGTCAGATGTGGTGCGGATGCTTGAAGGCGAAGGACTAGCTGAAAGATGGGAGGAATGGCAGAGTGTAGAAGTTACTCGCAGGCAAGAATATGAAAGGTTGCATAGCAGATTTGGCTGGGGTGATGATTCTATCCATAATCAAGATGCCATTGAATTATCTGGTGGCCGATGA